The genomic DNA AAAGCTTGTACAAGGTGGCCACATTCCAACTACACAAGAGGAGAGGTTACGAGAATGACAAGTGTTACTTACATTAGGTCTAATTTGATTCTGATTTCAGAGTTCTTTATTATGCTATCTTGATTCCAATGCCACTTTGTGATAAAATTATGTGGGAGCTCATCTCTTCCATTTCAGGTGCACCATGACATGAATGCTCCATTGTCCCACTATTTCATATATACAGGCCACAATTCCTATCTAACTGGGAACCAACTCAGTAGTATCTGCAGCGATGTTCCTGTCATAAATTCACTGCAGTGTGGTGTAAGAGTTATTGAACTGGATATGTGGCCAAATTCCACTAAGGATGATATCGATGTCCTTCATGGAAGGTATTGTGTTCTCATGCATTACAATATAGCCAAATCAATGTATTTCACATTTGACAATAATGATCTAATACAAGCTTACAAAATTGATCAGCATATCTCATAATTGTATTGTATTAGCTCATTTTGGCAgtgaaattatatttaagatttttgTTTCCTACTCTATAATTGTAAAGATCTTTTTTGGTCAAACATGTAGGACATTAACAACCCCGGTGAAACTCAGCAAATGCTTGATATCTATCAAGAAATATGCTTTTGTGGCATCTGAATATCCTGTTATAATAACTCTAGAAGACCACCTTACTCCAGATCTTCAGGCTAAAGTGGCTGAGGTGAGTTGACAGTACTTTCCATTATGAAATTGAAATGTGGGtatgtttctaaaattttccaTCTCTGTGACTGAAAGTAAACTGATTTCTAGATGGCCACTCAAATATTTGGAGATTTGCTCTTTTCCCCTGAATCAGAATGCTTAGCAGAGCTCCCTTCCCCAGAATCATTGAAGAGGCAGATTATCATCTCAACCAAGCCACCAAAAGAATATCTTGAAACAAAGATCAAGGATAAGGATGAAGGCCCACAGAAGGAAACCGCGAGTATAAAGAAGAAGGACAATGGCTCACAGAAGGCAACAAAGAGTGCTAAGAAGAAGGATAGTGACTCACAGAAGGCTAAGTATCCTTCTGAGGATAAAACCTGGGGAAAGGAAATCTCAGATCTTAAAGACGAACTTGAACCCTTTGATAAGGTACTTCCTGGGAATTAATTTTGTTGCACAATATAAATTTAGTAAACATAGTGCCATGCTTTAATTTCTGAATGATCATTTGCAAAAAGGATGAACCAGAGGAAGGAGAAGACAtcaatgaggaagatatggagGATTGGGATCACAAGTTGCAGCAGAGTGCTGCTCCTGAATATAGGCGATTAATCGCAATTCAAGCTGGGAAGCAAAAGGGTGGAATAAAAGAGTGGATAAGGGTGCACCCTGATAAAGTTGGACGCCTTAGCTTAAGTGAGCAAGAGCTTGAAAAGGCAATCATAACTCATGGGCAAGATATTATCAGGTTATCTGTCTAAGATTTTCCACAAGCTTGTTTTAATGAGACTTTATGAATGTCTTTGTTTCCTATATTGTTGTGACTTGCTATAGCATGGGCATTTCTCACCATGCACAAGGTCTTAAACTTCATTATCATTAAATATCTAGCACTAAGTAGATAGTATTAGaatataagattttgaaatcAACTTAGGCTAGATTTTAGTCAGAAGTGGAATTGATTCATGGAAGCTGATACATATACTCTGcctaaaaacagaaaacatttATGCTTCTGTTGTGCAGATATTTCTGCAATAATATGTTGGTTCTCATTGAtaacaagaaaatttaaatttaactcAGAGGTGTCTTCAGTATCTTCTTCCATCTGTTTCTTGTTGGATTCATAAAATGTTTAAACCAAACAAGATCAAGCTTGTTAGTAACTATTGCATGTTTTTACTTCCTAACCACTGGCTAGTCGATCAATCTTCGCTAGTTTTTGATTTGGTGATTGGCTTGCTATAGATTTACCCAGAGGAATTTGCTGAGGGTCTTTCCAAAAGTCATGCGGGTAGACTCATCAAACTACAATCCACTAATTGGGTGGATGCATGGAGCTCAGATGGTTGCATTTAATATGCAGGTTTGGATTTCTTATTTCTTCAGTTCCCACACTCAGTCCATCTTTATATACCTCCTAAGGTTACTTATCGTTCAAACTGTCGATTCCTGATTAGTATCTCAAAATTCAAGCCTGTTTTGTTGAGCTGTATAAACATTATATTTCTGCTATGCTTATCTTACTATGCATTATTTCACCACTGCtcaataataacatttttatcttCTCTTTCAAGTATAAAATGGTTTGAAAGGGGAATGAATTAAGGTGTCTTTGCAGACTAGTTATCAGGAGTTTTTAATTGTTGAGTCAGTACCTCTTGAGGTTTTGGCACTTTCACTTTTGTAGTCTCTGTGATTAGCACAGCTGCTTTCATATCCCAGGTAACCATTAAAGAAAGCCAACTATTGAGACAATATAATAGGTGGTTGCTGGTAAGATATTTTCTCCTTGCTCTTATTGACAGCATCTCCACATCATGTGGTCATTACTGGctaatcattttcaaaagaaacGAATTGGCTaactattttcaagaaccaaTTGGGCTGGTTCTATCAACATGCATCTGGGgtttgaattcaaattcaacCAACAGAAGCTTCTAAAAGAATTCATATTACCATGACTTTAAAGTCCGTTCACCAAAATGTTGACTCCCAAAACACAGAGACTCCCAATTAAACGAGGATTTGAAGTTTCTGAAAGAATATTAAGCACCAGTGATGCATGATACATTGAAAAGATTCTTTTTCAACATTGTCCATGTCCCCTTCAATTCTATGTTCTGtttcctataattttagattGGGAGGAAGTATATGCATATAAATGTACTGAATTGATATGTTCCAATAACAGGGATACGACAGGCCACTTTGGTTGATGCAAGGAATGTTCAGAGCCAATGGTGGGTGTGGCTATGTGAAAAAACCAGATCTTTTGCTGAAGGTTGGTCCCCACGACAAGGTCTTTGATCCAAAAGCAAATTTACCAGTGAAGGCAACTTTGAAAGTGAGTGTAATATTGCCTAAACTTTTAGTCATATTTGATCGTTTGTTCTCCCTGTCCTGTTGAATTTAATCAGCTGTAGCTTTGATGTTACCTAACAGGTTAAAGTATACATGGGAGAGGGGTGGCACTTGGATTTCCATCACACACACTTTGATATATATTCCCCACCAGACTTCTATACAAGGGTATGATCATCACAAGGTTTTCCAGCTAAAATTAAGTTGATATTTAGTTTGCTGCTTTCCATTACTGCTAAATTTGCCTATGCAACTAGTTGTTTCAGTCTTTCTATATCTCTAGAGACCATGATATTATTATATTGGGACTCAAAAAGAACAGATGTGCTGTAAATTACCGATATTTGCAGGTTGGAATAGCCGGGGTCCCAGCTGATTCAGTGATGAAGAAAACAAGGGCAGTAGAGGACGACTGGACACCAACCTGGAATGAGGAGTTTGAGTTCCCCTTGACCGTTCCCGAGCTAGCATTGCTTCGAATTGAAGTTCATGAATATGACATGTCTGAGAAGGATGATTTTGGAGGCCAAACATGTCTTCCTGTGTCGGAGTTGAGAACAGGAATCAGGGCTGTACCCCTTCACAATCAAAAAGGGGAGAAATACAACTCTGTAAAGCTACTCATGCGCTTTGAATTTGTTTGATAGTGAGTGGTGCAGCATTTTTCTGGTTATCCAGCCACCATATTGCTGCTGCCATTTTTCTGGGTCTAGAGATGTCAATCTAATTGACGTCAGTTCTAAATGTGGGCTGGATTGGATTCTTTGTGTTTATATGCTACATGTGTCCTATATGTTCAGTTCTAGATAGGCATAGCCTCTAGATACATGCTTCGGATCTCAAACTTTAACCACTAGGCATCTTTTGGTGGGACATTGGAATAATGATTGGGGTTATAGAGCTTAAAAATGCACTGTTTTTTCTGCTTTTAATAGGTGCAACTTTCAATAGTCCCAGTTTGCAGTCTGCTAGTCCAATCCTATTCTTCTATAAATGAGATTTGTCAGTGATTCCCCACAAAGAATCCTCCTGAAAATCAAGCCATTCTCCATAGGAGAATTGTATAATCGCCTCAAATGCAACAGTGACTTTCCTTCTCTAGCTCCATTTCCCAGAGTCTGATTTTGCTAAACCAGATGGAGTTATTGTAATTATTTAGCCCACAGCTCAACCCTCTGGGCCTGGTTGGACACCTCCATCCCTCAGGGGTTGGAGTGTAAAGCATATCTCATCAAGCCATCTCAATCTGGACTTGGACGTACTGAACTCCTTTTCGAGAAGTCACTGTGGATTGAGCCCAGTGGCAATAGTGGTATGGTGTCAAATTCAAACtgtttaattttgtataaatGGTTTGCCACTGAAAAAGGGCTAGTGTCTCATTCAAGAGAATGAGACTATcctttgaaaagtatttttaaaacagttctatAAAAGTcagtttttgaaatttgttgttTTGTGTCCCATGAAATAAAaacttctttgaaaattttaaaagtttttgatttgtttttaatatttctaaatatgtattaaaaataatttttatatatagtatttatataagcatttttgaaaacattttttaaaaaataagtaaaaataattaaaatatgttatttaaaaacactttattttcaaaaaatttaataataaaaaactccttttctatttttttttaattaaacgttttatattttgaataacaaaatatcatttttaaaaacatttatcaaaCAAGCCTAACTGATTGGGATTTTGAAATCAATAATAAGTAGCAATATGAATGAATGGATGTTCATTCAGTCTGGATACATCTCCAACACAAATACAAAAACACAGAAGGGTAGTGTGGGTGTGTTTGCTGGCTTATTGAAGCAGCCTGTCCCAGGTCCCCAGCCATACTTTCCAGCGGCTTCAAATTGCATGTGTCTGTGTTTAGAAAAAAACAGAATGTGGATGAGACTTATCTCTTCAATAATTAACAAAAGGACTTG from Vitis riparia cultivar Riparia Gloire de Montpellier isolate 1030 chromosome 8, EGFV_Vit.rip_1.0, whole genome shotgun sequence includes the following:
- the LOC117919773 gene encoding phosphoinositide phospholipase C 2-like translates to MSKQTYRVCFCFRRGFKLKVAEAPSEIKALFNDYSEEGVMSLEQLQKFLIEVQGEDEASMEDVQGIMDSLHEFKHLPIFQLRKGLNLEAFFRYLCHDLNPPLSPHNTVHHDMNAPLSHYFIYTGHNSYLTGNQLSSICSDVPVINSLQCGVRVIELDMWPNSTKDDIDVLHGRTLTTPVKLSKCLISIKKYAFVASEYPVIITLEDHLTPDLQAKVAEMATQIFGDLLFSPESECLAELPSPESLKRQIIISTKPPKEYLETKIKDKDEGPQKETASIKKKDNGSQKATKSAKKKDSDSQKAKYPSEDKTWGKEISDLKDELEPFDKDEPEEGEDINEEDMEDWDHKLQQSAAPEYRRLIAIQAGKQKGGIKEWIRVHPDKVGRLSLSEQELEKAIITHGQDIIRFTQRNLLRVFPKVMRVDSSNYNPLIGWMHGAQMVAFNMQGYDRPLWLMQGMFRANGGCGYVKKPDLLLKVGPHDKVFDPKANLPVKATLKVKVYMGEGWHLDFHHTHFDIYSPPDFYTRVGIAGVPADSVMKKTRAVEDDWTPTWNEEFEFPLTVPELALLRIEVHEYDMSEKDDFGGQTCLPVSELRTGIRAVPLHNQKGEKYNSVKLLMRFEFV